From Cellulomonas dongxiuzhuiae, the proteins below share one genomic window:
- the aspS gene encoding aspartate--tRNA ligase, translated as MLRTHTAGSLRAEDIGTTVTLTGWVDRRRDHGGVAFVDLRDASGIAQVVIRDEAVAHGLRAEYVLQVTGEVGRRPAGNENPNLATGEVELVAHEVVVLNESAPLPFQVSASVDEPVGEETRLRYRYLDLRRAGPSHALRLRAQVNRAARAVLDERGFVEVETPTLTRSTPEGARDFVVPARLAPGSWYALPQSPQLFKQLLMVGGLEKYYQIARCYRDEDFRADRQPEFTQLDVEASFVDQDDVIELAEAVLTSLWELIGYTIPTPIPRMTYAEAMRRYGSDKPDLRFGLELTDLTEYFAATPFRVFQAPYVGAVVQPGGASTPRRGFDAWQEWAKQRGAKGLAYVTVGEDGELGGPVAKNITDEERAGLAAAVGAQPGDAVFFAAGKVTDARALLGAARLEIGRRGGLIDESAWSFVWVVDAPLFKPTGEDDDVAVGGGAWTAVHHAFTSPTPEWVDRFEESPGEALAYAYDIVCNGNEIGGGSIRIHRRDVQQRVFEVMGIGPEEAQEKFGFLLDAFAFGAPPHGGIAFGWDRIVTLLTRSDSIREVIAFPKSGGGYDPLTGAPAPISPEQRRDTGVDVKPKQAPSAAVQD; from the coding sequence GTGCTGCGCACCCACACCGCCGGCTCGCTGCGGGCCGAGGACATCGGCACCACCGTCACCCTCACGGGCTGGGTGGACCGGCGTCGCGACCACGGCGGGGTCGCGTTCGTCGACCTGCGGGACGCCTCGGGCATCGCCCAGGTCGTCATCCGTGACGAGGCCGTCGCGCACGGCCTGCGCGCCGAGTACGTGCTGCAGGTCACCGGCGAGGTCGGCCGACGCCCCGCGGGCAACGAGAACCCGAACCTGGCCACGGGCGAGGTCGAGCTCGTCGCGCACGAGGTCGTGGTGCTCAACGAGTCCGCCCCGCTGCCGTTCCAGGTCTCGGCGTCCGTCGACGAGCCGGTCGGCGAGGAGACGCGGCTGCGCTACCGCTACCTCGACCTGCGCCGCGCGGGACCGTCGCACGCGCTGCGGCTGCGCGCCCAGGTCAACCGCGCCGCGCGTGCGGTGCTCGACGAGCGCGGCTTCGTCGAGGTCGAGACCCCGACGCTGACCCGCTCGACGCCCGAGGGTGCGCGCGACTTCGTCGTCCCGGCCCGCCTCGCACCCGGCAGCTGGTACGCGCTGCCGCAGTCGCCGCAGCTGTTCAAGCAGCTGCTCATGGTCGGCGGGCTCGAGAAGTACTACCAGATCGCCCGCTGCTACCGGGACGAGGACTTCCGCGCCGACCGGCAGCCGGAGTTCACGCAGCTCGACGTCGAGGCGAGCTTCGTCGACCAGGACGACGTCATCGAGCTGGCCGAGGCCGTCCTGACGTCCCTGTGGGAGCTCATCGGGTACACGATCCCGACGCCGATCCCGCGCATGACGTACGCCGAGGCGATGCGTCGCTACGGCAGCGACAAGCCGGACCTGCGGTTCGGGCTCGAGCTGACCGACCTCACGGAGTACTTCGCCGCGACGCCGTTCCGGGTCTTCCAGGCGCCGTACGTCGGGGCCGTCGTGCAGCCGGGCGGTGCGAGCACGCCGCGGCGCGGGTTCGACGCGTGGCAGGAGTGGGCCAAGCAGCGCGGCGCCAAGGGCCTCGCGTACGTCACGGTCGGCGAGGACGGCGAGCTCGGGGGACCGGTCGCCAAGAACATCACGGACGAGGAGCGGGCCGGCCTCGCCGCGGCCGTCGGTGCGCAGCCGGGCGACGCGGTGTTCTTCGCGGCCGGCAAGGTCACCGACGCGCGGGCGCTGCTCGGTGCCGCACGCCTCGAGATCGGGCGCCGCGGCGGCCTGATCGACGAGTCCGCGTGGTCGTTCGTGTGGGTCGTCGACGCGCCGCTGTTCAAGCCGACGGGCGAGGACGACGACGTGGCGGTCGGCGGCGGCGCCTGGACCGCCGTGCACCACGCCTTCACGTCGCCGACGCCGGAGTGGGTCGACCGCTTCGAGGAGTCGCCCGGCGAGGCGCTGGCGTACGCCTACGACATCGTGTGCAACGGCAACGAGATCGGTGGCGGGTCGATCCGTATCCACCGCCGCGACGTGCAGCAGCGGGTGTTCGAGGTCATGGGCATCGGGCCGGAGGAGGCGCAGGAGAAGTTCGGCTTCCTGCTGGACGCCTTCGCCTTCGGCGCCCCCCCGCACGGCGGGATCGCGTTCGGCTGGGACCGGATCGTCACGCTCCTGACGCGCTCGGACTCGATCCGCGAGGTCATCGCGTTCCCGAAGTCCGGCGGCGGGTACGACCCGCTGACCGGTGCGCCGGCCCCGATCTCGCCCGAGCAGCGTCGCGACACGGGCGTCGACGTCAAGCCCAAGCAGGCGCCGAGCGCCGCCGTCCAGGACTGA